The Leptospira venezuelensis genome contains a region encoding:
- a CDS encoding tetratricopeptide repeat protein, with protein MNKLIKIALILSISTAIYAEPETNVIESSLKNYTPETETQLANKLTALGSLKQKTRDYEGAIAFYDQSLAVRSKIGDKESSGYALVLYLKSISEFRLGKSCQALENIKEVIHVYQKIGDLDSALHAEEEGLKKYQEACSLAFAKQPSLTLNKD; from the coding sequence ATGAACAAATTAATTAAAATTGCCCTAATTTTAAGCATCTCCACTGCAATTTATGCAGAACCTGAAACCAACGTGATCGAAAGTTCGCTCAAGAACTACACACCGGAGACAGAGACCCAGCTGGCAAATAAGCTAACTGCCCTTGGTAGCCTAAAACAAAAAACAAGGGACTACGAAGGTGCAATCGCTTTTTACGATCAGTCCCTGGCTGTGAGATCAAAAATCGGTGATAAAGAAAGTTCTGGATACGCTCTGGTTCTTTATCTGAAATCAATCTCCGAATTCCGTCTCGGCAAATCCTGCCAAGCCTTAGAGAACATTAAAGAAGTTATCCATGTATACCAAAAGATTGGTGACCTTGATTCCGCTCTTCACGCAGAGGAAGAAGGTCTTAAAAAATACCAGGAAGCATGTAGCCTGGCTTTTGCAAAACAGCCAAGCCTGACTCTAAACAAGGACTAA
- a CDS encoding lysophospholipid acyltransferase family protein produces MSSKSTVQKPHPGSSKLARKALRWFGRLYGSLFYKTEVYGLENVPQTGKVLVLSKHQRNDDIPLGLAKALYHRRMDIWAIMKDSLAAPIFMDYFLKCGGIPLNRKEPRKSKNDLLFAKKVLNEGNMLVIFPEQTTVPYKMGKGRPGGFRFIVGKPEEPLAVLCLGLEYKPRGFLRRTSFIVRAGKLRHFEPDMDHEDFLHDCMHEIASLTNLKYPFEQAKKSADPNEDLELTETIS; encoded by the coding sequence ATGTCATCAAAAAGCACTGTACAAAAGCCCCATCCGGGAAGTTCCAAATTAGCCAGAAAAGCATTGCGCTGGTTCGGAAGACTCTACGGATCCTTATTTTATAAAACAGAAGTTTATGGATTAGAAAATGTACCTCAAACCGGAAAGGTTCTGGTACTCTCCAAACACCAAAGGAATGATGATATTCCTCTGGGACTAGCCAAAGCATTATATCATAGAAGAATGGATATCTGGGCGATCATGAAAGATTCTCTCGCTGCCCCTATTTTTATGGACTATTTTCTAAAATGCGGAGGAATCCCTCTCAACAGAAAAGAACCTCGAAAAAGTAAAAACGATCTGCTATTTGCGAAGAAGGTACTGAATGAAGGCAATATGCTCGTGATCTTCCCGGAGCAGACTACCGTTCCTTATAAAATGGGAAAAGGCCGCCCGGGTGGATTTAGATTCATAGTGGGAAAGCCCGAAGAGCCTTTAGCGGTTCTATGCCTGGGATTAGAATATAAACCTAGAGGGTTTTTACGTAGAACCAGCTTTATAGTCCGAGCTGGAAAACTCAGACATTTTGAGCCCGATATGGACCATGAAGATTTCCTTCACGATTGTATGCACGAGATCGCAAGCCTGACAAATCTCAAATACCCATTCGAACAGGCTAAAAAATCAGCAGATCCAAATGAGGATTTAGAACTAACAGAAACGATTTCTTAG
- the hpf gene encoding ribosome hibernation-promoting factor, HPF/YfiA family — translation MKIVFNWKNLDHSGTAEDYAEKKLERVSKYIQKLVSMEISFEQVHGLISANLNLAADGSKFNAQHEDKDIYSCIDGLEDKIVKQVSKHHDKKAAH, via the coding sequence ATGAAAATCGTTTTTAATTGGAAAAACTTAGATCATTCCGGAACGGCAGAAGATTATGCCGAAAAAAAATTAGAACGAGTCTCTAAATATATACAAAAGTTAGTTTCGATGGAAATTTCATTCGAACAGGTGCATGGATTAATCAGCGCGAATTTGAATTTAGCTGCTGACGGAAGTAAATTTAACGCACAACATGAAGACAAAGATATTTATTCCTGTATAGACGGTTTAGAAGATAAGATCGTAAAACAAGTAAGTAAACATCACGACAAAAAAGCCGCTCATTGA